The Hymenobacter swuensis DY53 genome includes the window GCCTTTATCAGCCGCCTGATCGAAGACAACGTCATTGACAGCTACGCTATTAGTGCCGACCGTACCCGAGGCTGGGTTACCATGAATGGGCAGAGCGCCGAGGCCATCCGGGCCGTAGTAGAACAGTTTCCGCTCTACCGCTTTCTGCGCGGCGTCGAAATAGATGAACTGTTTGTATTCGACAGCAAAGCCAGCCATTTTCCTGCCATCAGCCTCAATTAGGTGAACTAGTGAGATGGTGAGTCTGCTGTTCGACCTGCGCAAGCGGAACGTCAAGCTCACTAGTTCACTACTTCACCTGTCCGGCCCGGTTTATGTTTGGCGGCCTTGTATCTTCCCCCGTCTTACTTACCCTTTCTCTTTTACATGATGCGTTATTACCGGCCGTTGGCCGTAACCATGTTGGGGTTCAGCGCCCTGGCGGCCACCCCCGCCGACCCCAAAATCACTACCGAGCAGTTAGTCAGTCGTCTTAGCACTGCTATTCAGAACCTAAAAACCCTCCGCTGCAATGTGCGGGCGCAGGAGCGCATCGAGGGCTCGTACCAGCAGGCCCGGACGCTCATGAAAATGACGTTCAGCCCCTACAAAGTCTACCTGCGCAACCAGAAGGGCATTGAAGTGCTGTATGTAACGGGCCAGAACAACGGCGACGCCTGGGTGAACCCTAACAGCTTCCCCTACGTCACGCTCAGCCTTGATCCGAAAGGCGCAGTGATGCGCAAAAACCAACACCATAGTGCCCTGGATGCCGGTTACGGCACCATTACTGAACTGCTGCACGGCTCCAGCCAGCGTCTCGACCGCACCTTTGAGAAAACCTTTCGTTACGCCGGCGACACCACCGTGCAGGGCCGCCCCGCCTACGTCCTCCGCTCCGATTATCCGCAGTTTCGCTACGTGAGCTACAAGCCCTCCAAGGCCGAAAGCGTGACTACTATTTCCGATAAATTCGGATGTGGCGAGTACCGGATTCTGGAACGCAACGGCCTTTCAGCAGGCGCGGTAGTACCGGCCGGCAAAACGGTGCAGGTGCCCAACAGCTACGGCCGCCGCGTACTCCTATGCATCGACCAGAAGCTCTACCTCCCACTGGTGGTGCAGGTAAACGACGATAAAGGCCTGTTCGAAAAATTTGAGTTCTCCGACGTCATCCCCAACCAGCCCATTCCCGCCCAGGAGTTCAGCAAGGATTTCAAAGGCTACCACTTCTAATCACGGATCTAGCCAGATTTGTCGGATTTTGTGGACTGTTCTACCGGCCAGCAATTTGCCGCAACAAAAAAGCCGCGCATATTGCGCGGCTTTTTTGTTGCGGCAAATTGCTATTTACCAACTTTTTAGTCAGAAGCAGACGTTGCTAAAGGCCGAAAACCAGTCACAAAATTTGATACATCCGGCTGAATCCGTGATTTAGCGGCGCATGGTTTTTTCAATCTGGTCCCACATTTCGGGAGTCAGAATTTCGAGCTTGTTAAACTCGCCGGCCCCGTTGAGCCACTCACCTCCATCAAGGGTAACCACTTCGCCATTCATGTAGGCCGAGAAATCAGACACCATGTAGGCCGCCAGGTTAGCCAGCTCCTGATGGTTGCCTACGCGCTTGAGTGGCACGTTGGCGGCCGGGTCAAGCTTAGAGGCCAGAGGCTCAGGAAATAGACGGCTCCAGGCGCCTTCCGTGGGGAAAGGGCCGGGCGCAATGGCGTTGGACCGGATGCCGTACTTGGCCCACTCCACCGCCAGGGAGCGGGTCATGGCCAGCACGCCGGCCTTGGCTGAAGCCGAGGGTACCACAAACGCCGACCCAACGGAAGCATAGGTAGTTACAATGCTGAGGATGGTGCCGGGACGCTTATCGGCAATCCAACGCTTCCCGAAAGCCAGCGTACAGTTGTAGGAGCCTTTGAGCACGATGTCCACAATTACATCAAACGCCTTGTGGCTGAGGCGCTCCGTGGGGCTGATGAAGTTGCCGGCCGCATTGTTAAGCAGCACATCCACGCCCCCGAAGGCATCGATGGTTTTCTGCAGCAACGCCTCTACCTCGTCGTACTTGCGCACGTCGCACTGCACGGCCAGCACGTTGGCGTTGCCAGTGTGCTCGCGCAGTTCCTGAGCGGTTTTCTCCAGTACCTCCAGTTTGCGGGAGCTGATAACCACGTTGGCCCCGAGCTGCAGAAAATATGTGGTCATGGCCCGGCCCAGACCGGTACCGCCGCCCGTTACCACAATGGTTTTGCCCTGCAGGGCATTGTCGCGCAGCATGGGCTGGGCGTAAGGGTGCGTGAAAGACATAGGGTGAGAAAGTTGAAGTGGGAAAAGATGGTTCAGGAGTTATGGCTGGGGCCGGGGAGCAAACAAACCGGTCAGGCGGGTAACGGTGCCCTCGGCTACAATATGGCTTCCTTCGCAGTAATAGAAGCTAGTACCGGCACGGATTTTTGACTGGTGCAAAGTCCGGGCTTCGTCAAAAATAACAGCAACGCGTACGTGCAGCCATTCATCCACCGGCAAGGGCATTTTCTGCCACGAGTCGCCGGTAATCGGGTCGAAGAAATCCGGGTACAGCCACATGTAGACTACTCTCGGCTTGTCCTGCGCGTACTGAAAATCCCAGCGGATACCGTTATACGGCGGTAACTGCCGCCCACCCTCATCGGCCCGCAGCAGCCGTACGCGGGCTTCGAAGTCGGGGGTGAATTCGGGATAGAGGCGGTAGGGAGCGGGCATAAATAGTATGCTTGCATACTGGTTTGGGCGCAAGGTAACAGTTTGCTTATTCCCCGGTTGCCTCCTTGCGCAGGAAAGTTTTTTTGCCACCTTTACCCATCCATGACCCACCTTGCTCTCTCTGCTTCTCTCCCCACCGTGGCCGTGCTGGGCTGCGGCTGGCTGGGGCTGCCGCTGGCCCGCGCGCTGGTGACGGCCGGCTACCCGGTCCACGGCTCCACCACCACGCCCGGCCAGCTCCTCACCCTGCGCGACGTGGGCATCCGGCCCTATCTGCTGCGGCTGGCTCCCACCCTTTCCGCCACCGATGCCGACACCCTGCAGGCCATGCTGCAAGGCGTGGAAATCCTGATTCTGAATGTTCCGCCCACCCGGGGGGCGGGTAGCCAGGAAGCGTATCCCGGGGTGGTGCGCCTGGTGGCACAGGCGGCAGAAAGTGCCGGGGTGCAGCATGTACTACTGGTCAGCTCCACGGGCGTATATCCCGATGAGCCTCGCCTGATGTACGAGCCCGATGCCCAGGCCACGCAAGACGCGCCCGCCCCGCTGCTGCAAGCCGAATACCCCTTCCAACACGCCAACCATACGGTGGTGCGTTTGGCCGGCCTCATGGGTCCGGGCCGCCCACCGGGCCGGTTTCTGGCGGGCCGGACCGGGGTGGCGCATGGTGAGGCTCCGGTGAATATGATTCATCTGCACGACTGTGTGAGCCTGTTGGTCTGTGTGCTGGAGCAGCAGCTGTGGGGCTACACGTTCAATGCCAGCGCGGCCTCTCACCCCACTCGGCGTACTTTTTACACCGCCGCCGCCACCCGCCTGCACCTGCAGCCCCCCACGTTTCAGGAAGAAACCACCGGTGGTAAGCAAATCGACTCTTCCCTTATCCGGCGGCTGACCGGCTACCAGTTTCGCCACGATGATGTAGTAGCCGCGCTGGAATTCTGTTAGTCACGTCTTGAAACGAATGACGACGGATGCTTCGCAGTCTTTCTGAAGTTGGATGCATCAGCTTAGTAATATTGACCAGACCGATTTATCCGCATGAATCCGGGCGCGCCGGGCAATCCGTCTGTGTCCGTGATTTATCTTTGCCCCGTGAATGAACAACTGACGGTGGCCGTATTAGGTGGGGGCGCGGCGGGCTTTTTCGGGGCTATTGCCTGTGCCGAAGCTAACCCCGCCCTGCGGGTACTCCTGATTGAAAAAACGGGCAAGCTTCTTAGTAAAGTCCGGATTTCGGGCGGGGGGCGCTGCAACGTAACCCACGCCGCCGATACGGCCGCGCAGCTCGTGCAGCATTATCCGCGCGGAGCCCGTCAACTCAAAGAACCATTCAAACAGTTTGGGGCATTAGACACCGTGCGGTGGTTCGAAAAGCGAGGCGTACGGCTCAAGACCGAGCCCGACGGCCGCATGTTCCCCATCACCGATTCGTCGGAAACCATTGCCCAGTGCCTGTTGGAGGCCGCACGCCGGGCCGGGGTCCAGATTCTGCTGCAGACTACCGCCGAACAGATTACGCCCCAACCCAAGGGCGGCTTTGAGTTGCAGCTCACCGGAGTACATGCCCAGACTTTGCCCGTCAGCCGCTTGCTGGTAGCTACCGGCGGCGCGCCCAAAGCGGAGCAGTACGCGTGGCTGCGCCAACTGGGCCACAGCATTCAGGAGCCGGTACCCAGCCTGTTTACTT containing:
- a CDS encoding SDR family oxidoreductase; translated protein: MSFTHPYAQPMLRDNALQGKTIVVTGGGTGLGRAMTTYFLQLGANVVISSRKLEVLEKTAQELREHTGNANVLAVQCDVRKYDEVEALLQKTIDAFGGVDVLLNNAAGNFISPTERLSHKAFDVIVDIVLKGSYNCTLAFGKRWIADKRPGTILSIVTTYASVGSAFVVPSASAKAGVLAMTRSLAVEWAKYGIRSNAIAPGPFPTEGAWSRLFPEPLASKLDPAANVPLKRVGNHQELANLAAYMVSDFSAYMNGEVVTLDGGEWLNGAGEFNKLEILTPEMWDQIEKTMRR
- a CDS encoding NAD(P)H-binding protein, yielding MTHLALSASLPTVAVLGCGWLGLPLARALVTAGYPVHGSTTTPGQLLTLRDVGIRPYLLRLAPTLSATDADTLQAMLQGVEILILNVPPTRGAGSQEAYPGVVRLVAQAAESAGVQHVLLVSSTGVYPDEPRLMYEPDAQATQDAPAPLLQAEYPFQHANHTVVRLAGLMGPGRPPGRFLAGRTGVAHGEAPVNMIHLHDCVSLLVCVLEQQLWGYTFNASAASHPTRRTFYTAAATRLHLQPPTFQEETTGGKQIDSSLIRRLTGYQFRHDDVVAALEFC
- a CDS encoding DUF1571 domain-containing protein; translated protein: MMRYYRPLAVTMLGFSALAATPADPKITTEQLVSRLSTAIQNLKTLRCNVRAQERIEGSYQQARTLMKMTFSPYKVYLRNQKGIEVLYVTGQNNGDAWVNPNSFPYVTLSLDPKGAVMRKNQHHSALDAGYGTITELLHGSSQRLDRTFEKTFRYAGDTTVQGRPAYVLRSDYPQFRYVSYKPSKAESVTTISDKFGCGEYRILERNGLSAGAVVPAGKTVQVPNSYGRRVLLCIDQKLYLPLVVQVNDDKGLFEKFEFSDVIPNQPIPAQEFSKDFKGYHF